From Paenibacillus graminis, a single genomic window includes:
- a CDS encoding phosphoribosyltransferase: MSAFYARLSESISKAKNVRIYKNKDTAYDFKLYPFGERGTYIDPGLISEITDSLAESITAQFPAFDYIVSPEPGGHTWGMLAAYKLRKPMNILRLSTELYDNYEVSIKRETAYNENYIYFDGFTAGDRVLLLDDVISSGATIRCIAQQMVQMGIGLVGVQAILAKGGHYKQLETDIGVPVRFLSKV, encoded by the coding sequence ATGAGCGCATTTTATGCAAGACTCAGCGAATCCATCAGCAAAGCCAAAAATGTGAGAATTTATAAAAATAAGGACACCGCCTATGATTTCAAGCTCTATCCCTTCGGTGAACGGGGCACTTATATCGATCCCGGGCTGATCAGCGAAATTACAGATAGCCTGGCAGAGAGCATCACCGCACAGTTCCCTGCTTTTGATTATATCGTATCTCCGGAGCCGGGTGGACATACCTGGGGCATGCTTGCCGCCTACAAGCTAAGGAAGCCGATGAATATTCTGCGGCTCAGCACCGAATTATACGACAACTATGAAGTTAGCATTAAACGCGAGACGGCGTATAATGAGAACTATATTTATTTTGACGGGTTCACGGCCGGAGACCGGGTGCTCCTTCTGGATGATGTTATCAGCTCAGGAGCTACGATCCGCTGCATCGCCCAGCAAATGGTTCAGATGGGCATCGGGCTAGTTGGTGTACAGGCGATCCTGGCCAAAGGCGGGCATTACAAACAATTGGAAACCGACATTGGCGTACCCGTACGATTCTTATCCAAAGTGTAG
- a CDS encoding IMP dehydrogenase translates to MAYYYDQPSRTFSEFLLVPNLTTKECIPGNVDLRTPVTKFRKGETPALTMNLPVTSAVMQAVSDHNMAIALAKSGGISFIYGSQSVEQQVEMVRRVKKFKAGFVLSDSNLRPEDTLKDVLELKARSGHSTIAITGNGTPTGKLAGIVTSRDYRENRLAPDCKITEFMTPLSSLIYAQEGITLTEANDMIWDHKLNCLPIVNSSGNLVHLVFRKDYDSHQEYPLELHDSNKQLIVGAGINSRDYKERVPALVEAGADVLCIDSSDGYSEWQAETIHYIKETFGDNVKVGAGNVVDKEGFLYLVEAGADFIKVGIGGGSICITREQKGIGRGQASSVIEVAAARQEYYEQTGIYVPICSDGGIVHDYHIVLALAMGADFVMLGRYFARFDESPGRKLLVGGNFVKEYWGEGSSRARNWQRYDFGNADKESKLEFEEGVDSFIPYAGRLKDNLDLSISKIKSTMCNCGALTIPQLQQHAKITLVSSTTIYEGGAHDVMLKEQDRSSS, encoded by the coding sequence ATGGCTTACTATTATGATCAGCCGTCCAGAACGTTCAGCGAGTTCCTGCTGGTACCCAATCTGACGACCAAAGAATGCATTCCGGGAAATGTAGATCTTCGAACACCGGTGACCAAATTCCGCAAGGGAGAAACACCCGCATTAACCATGAATTTGCCTGTAACTTCTGCCGTGATGCAGGCCGTATCCGACCACAACATGGCCATTGCCCTGGCCAAAAGCGGCGGCATCTCCTTCATCTATGGCTCCCAATCAGTGGAACAGCAGGTGGAAATGGTCCGCAGAGTCAAAAAGTTCAAAGCCGGCTTCGTGCTCAGCGACTCCAATCTGCGCCCGGAGGATACGCTGAAGGATGTGCTGGAGCTCAAAGCGCGCAGCGGCCATTCCACCATCGCCATTACCGGCAACGGGACGCCCACAGGTAAACTGGCGGGCATAGTCACCAGCCGCGATTACCGGGAGAACCGCCTTGCGCCGGACTGCAAGATTACCGAATTTATGACCCCCCTGTCTTCGCTGATCTATGCCCAGGAAGGCATTACCCTGACCGAAGCCAACGATATGATCTGGGACCACAAGCTGAACTGTCTGCCGATTGTGAACAGCAGCGGTAATCTGGTGCACCTCGTCTTCCGCAAGGATTATGACAGCCACCAGGAGTACCCGCTGGAGCTTCATGACAGCAACAAGCAGCTGATCGTCGGCGCAGGCATCAATTCCAGAGATTATAAGGAACGCGTTCCGGCGCTTGTGGAAGCAGGGGCGGATGTACTCTGCATCGATTCTTCGGACGGGTATTCCGAATGGCAGGCGGAAACGATACACTATATTAAGGAAACGTTTGGGGATAATGTAAAGGTTGGAGCAGGCAATGTCGTGGATAAGGAAGGCTTCCTCTACCTGGTCGAAGCAGGGGCGGACTTCATCAAGGTCGGCATCGGCGGCGGCTCCATCTGCATTACCCGTGAGCAAAAGGGCATCGGCCGGGGCCAGGCCTCCTCGGTCATCGAAGTTGCCGCAGCCCGCCAGGAATATTACGAACAGACGGGCATTTACGTCCCGATCTGCTCCGACGGCGGCATCGTACATGACTACCATATCGTGCTTGCTCTCGCGATGGGAGCTGACTTCGTCATGCTGGGCCGCTATTTCGCCCGCTTCGACGAGAGTCCGGGCCGCAAGCTGCTGGTCGGCGGCAACTTCGTCAAGGAATATTGGGGTGAAGGCTCCAGCCGGGCCCGCAACTGGCAGCGGTACGACTTCGGCAACGCCGACAAGGAGAGCAAGCTGGAGTTCGAGGAAGGCGTAGATTCCTTCATTCCATACGCCGGACGCCTCAAAGACAACCTGGATCTCAGCATCAGCAAAATCAAATCCACGATGTGCAACTGCGGTGCCCTGACCATCCCGCAGCTGCAGCAGCATGCCAAAATCACCCTGGTCTCCTCCACCACCATTTACGAAGGAGGGGCACATGATGTTATGCTGAAGGAGCAGGACAGATCATCCTCCTGA
- the hpt gene encoding hypoxanthine phosphoribosyltransferase, with protein sequence MTELQNVLVHKEALQQRVRELGTDISRDYAGKDLVLIGILKGAAVFMADLMREISFPVGIDFMAVSSYGTAATTSGAVIIKKDIDTDIRGRHVLLVEDLIDTGLTLKHLKEHFLNSGALSVRICTILNKPSRRLADVEVEYSGIEIPDEFVVGYGLDYAEQYRNLPEVWVVKTGEE encoded by the coding sequence ATGACAGAATTACAGAATGTGCTTGTTCATAAGGAAGCTTTGCAGCAGAGAGTCCGGGAGCTGGGCACGGACATTTCCCGTGATTACGCGGGCAAAGACTTGGTCCTCATCGGCATCCTTAAGGGAGCGGCCGTATTCATGGCCGACCTGATGCGTGAAATCAGCTTCCCCGTAGGCATTGATTTCATGGCCGTCTCCAGCTACGGCACAGCCGCCACCACTTCAGGTGCGGTCATTATCAAAAAAGACATCGATACCGATATCCGCGGCCGCCATGTCCTGCTTGTTGAGGATCTGATCGACACCGGTCTGACGCTGAAGCATCTGAAAGAGCATTTCCTGAATAGCGGCGCGCTCAGTGTACGCATCTGCACCATACTCAACAAGCCTTCCCGCCGCCTCGCCGACGTAGAAGTTGAATATTCAGGCATCGAAATTCCCGACGAATTTGTCGTCGGATATGGCCTGGACTATGCGGAGCAATACCGGAACCTGCCGGAGGTGTGGGTGGTAAAGACGGGGGAAGAATGA